The following coding sequences lie in one Mycobacteriales bacterium genomic window:
- a CDS encoding glycosyltransferase family 2 protein, which produces MARLWTPADPQVLSLHSDPPLGETIELSVVIPCLDEAETIATVIGKARESLRALDVVGEVIVADNGSTDGSTEIAEAAGARVVRVPVRGYGAALRAGIRAAHGRYVIMADADDSYDLTALEPFLARLRAGDELVMGNRFQGGISDGAMPALHRYLGNPALSFLGRLFYRSRIRDFHCGMRGFRRESIQRLDLRTTGMEFASEMIVKATLHDLKISEVPTTLRPDGRSRPPHLRSWRDGWRHLTFLLLCSPRWLFLYPGLILMLAGTGVMIWLLPATRYLGHVGLDIQTLLYAGIMIGIGYQAVLFAVLGKVFAITEGLLPADARMTWLLARVRLETGLLVGAGLVLAGLVGAVVGFTNWDALSFGPLDPSKSLRLAIPSATALTLGVETILASFFLSLLGVRRGSAD; this is translated from the coding sequence ATGGCCCGCCTGTGGACGCCCGCGGACCCGCAGGTGCTCTCGCTCCACTCCGACCCCCCGCTCGGCGAGACCATCGAGCTCAGCGTCGTGATCCCCTGCCTCGACGAGGCCGAGACGATCGCGACGGTCATCGGCAAGGCACGCGAGTCACTCCGGGCGCTCGACGTCGTCGGTGAGGTCATCGTCGCCGACAACGGCAGCACCGACGGCTCGACGGAGATCGCCGAAGCCGCCGGTGCGAGGGTGGTGCGGGTGCCGGTCCGTGGCTACGGCGCCGCCCTTCGCGCCGGTATCAGGGCCGCGCACGGTCGGTACGTGATCATGGCCGATGCCGACGACAGCTACGACCTGACCGCCCTCGAACCGTTCCTCGCCCGGCTCCGGGCCGGCGACGAGCTCGTCATGGGCAACCGGTTCCAGGGCGGAATCTCCGACGGCGCGATGCCGGCGCTGCACCGCTATCTGGGAAATCCAGCCCTGTCGTTCCTCGGCCGCCTGTTCTACCGGAGCCGGATCCGGGACTTCCACTGCGGGATGCGGGGGTTCCGCCGGGAGTCGATCCAGCGGCTCGACCTGCGCACCACCGGGATGGAGTTCGCCAGCGAAATGATCGTCAAAGCGACGCTGCACGACCTCAAGATCTCGGAAGTGCCGACGACGCTCCGCCCGGACGGGCGCTCGCGACCGCCGCACCTGCGCAGTTGGCGGGACGGCTGGCGCCACCTGACGTTCCTGCTGCTGTGCAGCCCGAGGTGGCTGTTCCTCTACCCCGGGCTGATCCTCATGCTGGCCGGCACCGGGGTGATGATCTGGCTTCTCCCCGCCACCCGCTATCTGGGTCACGTCGGCCTCGACATCCAGACGCTGCTCTACGCCGGCATCATGATCGGCATCGGCTACCAGGCCGTGCTCTTCGCGGTCCTGGGCAAGGTCTTCGCGATCACCGAGGGGCTGCTGCCGGCCGACGCCCGGATGACCTGGCTCCTGGCCCGGGTCCGGCTGGAGACCGGACTCCTGGTCGGAGCGGGGCTGGTGCTGGCCGGCCTCGTCGGGGCCGTCGTCGGTTTCACCAACTGGGATGCGCTGTCGTTCGGGCCGCTCGACCCGTCGAAATCTTTGCGGCTGGCGATCCCCTCGGCCACCGCGCTCACCCTGGGGGTCGAGACCATCCTGGCCAGCTTCTTCCTCAGCCTGCTCGGCGTCCGACGCGGCTCGGCGGACTAG
- a CDS encoding methyltransferase domain-containing protein, with protein sequence MKPVDHYLQRQRIAKALPWIQPGAHVLDVGCSDGALFGEGRLASGVGVDLLDSPIRLSPPFERRTGEFPSIIGPDERFDAICMLAVVEHLDDDTLREWAASVPGMLTPGGRLILTTPSPLVDHILHVGIALHLLDGMELHQHHGFDPATVPTFFGTTGLRLLCHRRFQLGLNHLFVFESVRR encoded by the coding sequence ATGAAACCCGTGGACCATTACCTGCAACGCCAGCGGATCGCGAAGGCGCTGCCCTGGATCCAGCCCGGGGCGCACGTGCTCGACGTCGGGTGCTCGGACGGAGCGCTGTTCGGGGAGGGTCGCCTGGCATCGGGGGTCGGGGTCGATCTCCTCGACAGTCCCATCCGGTTGAGCCCGCCGTTCGAACGGCGGACCGGCGAATTCCCGTCGATCATCGGACCGGACGAGCGCTTCGACGCGATCTGCATGCTCGCCGTGGTCGAGCACCTCGATGACGACACCCTTCGCGAGTGGGCGGCCAGCGTGCCCGGGATGCTCACCCCGGGAGGCCGACTGATCCTGACCACCCCTTCCCCGCTGGTGGATCACATCCTGCACGTCGGGATCGCCCTGCACCTGCTGGACGGGATGGAGCTGCATCAGCACCACGGATTCGACCCGGCGACGGTCCCCACTTTCTTCGGCACCACCGGGCTGCGGCTGCTCTGCCATCGCCGCTTCCAGCTCGGCCTGAACCACCTGTTCGTGTTCGAGTCGGTGCGACGATGA
- a CDS encoding phospholipid carrier-dependent glycosyltransferase gives MPDMTAADPATIESPSPQAAVGAAPPRRSAGSALRGVARRNALFLGLLAGGLVLRVIVELAYLPALLFPDSYVYLDSSAHPLQLSNFRPGGYPALLAVLHATTHNLAAVSWVQHGLGLATAAMVYALLVRLRVPRWAAALATLPVLVDPLWLSLEQFVMADIAFIFVLTAALTVIAWRAPTPARCVVAGLLLAFAVVIRLDGLLLFVPVLVYLLLQRRRWSVRLVSALTLIAAFTLPIVGYASLYDTQHGSFNLSDYNGLWLYGRVARFADCRTAAIPVDERYLCPTQPPGQRPVSDWYIWNPKSPAEVLPIVVSHAILTDFAERIIRHQPGAFVGAVLSDFWRDFSPTRSTRATDPPTDGVFNFGPGLPKLTTESRLPVPPAAFIRPYGGGPMRVNPGLAGFLHGYRRDIETPGSLVGVLLLAGMLAGMGVGRARRPELRGPSLLFAFSALALLGVAVAGSQFSWRYTLPALALAPAAGALAVTCWRGRASSPPAARLETGARESRSAPPAS, from the coding sequence ATGCCGGACATGACCGCCGCGGACCCCGCGACGATCGAATCCCCGTCGCCCCAGGCGGCAGTCGGGGCCGCCCCGCCGCGGCGGTCCGCCGGGTCGGCGCTGCGCGGCGTCGCGCGACGGAACGCGCTGTTCCTCGGGCTCCTCGCCGGCGGCCTCGTGCTTCGGGTGATCGTCGAGCTGGCCTACCTTCCGGCGCTGCTCTTCCCGGATTCCTACGTCTACCTCGACAGTTCGGCGCATCCGCTCCAGCTGTCGAACTTCCGGCCGGGCGGGTACCCAGCACTGCTGGCGGTGCTGCATGCGACCACGCACAACCTGGCCGCCGTCTCCTGGGTTCAGCACGGGCTCGGGCTCGCGACCGCCGCCATGGTCTACGCGCTGCTCGTGCGGCTCAGGGTTCCGCGCTGGGCGGCCGCGCTGGCCACCCTGCCGGTTCTGGTCGACCCGCTCTGGCTCTCCCTCGAGCAGTTCGTCATGGCCGACATCGCCTTCATCTTCGTGCTCACCGCGGCGCTGACCGTGATCGCATGGCGAGCACCGACACCGGCCCGCTGTGTCGTGGCCGGGCTCCTGCTGGCCTTCGCCGTCGTCATCCGGCTCGACGGGTTGCTGCTGTTCGTGCCGGTACTCGTTTACCTGCTGCTGCAACGCAGGCGGTGGTCGGTCCGGCTGGTCAGCGCGCTCACACTGATCGCGGCGTTCACGCTCCCGATCGTCGGCTACGCGTCGCTCTACGACACCCAGCACGGGTCGTTCAACCTGAGCGACTACAACGGCCTCTGGCTCTACGGCCGGGTGGCCCGGTTCGCGGACTGCCGAACCGCCGCGATCCCGGTCGATGAACGCTACCTGTGCCCGACCCAGCCACCGGGTCAGCGGCCGGTGAGCGACTGGTACATCTGGAACCCGAAGTCCCCGGCGGAAGTCCTTCCGATCGTCGTGAGCCACGCGATCCTCACCGACTTCGCCGAGCGGATCATCCGCCACCAGCCGGGGGCCTTCGTCGGGGCGGTCCTCAGCGACTTCTGGCGCGACTTCTCCCCCACCCGCTCCACCCGGGCGACCGATCCGCCGACCGACGGCGTGTTCAACTTCGGGCCCGGTCTGCCGAAGCTGACGACGGAGTCACGGCTGCCGGTGCCACCGGCCGCCTTCATCCGGCCCTACGGCGGCGGTCCGATGCGGGTGAACCCGGGGCTCGCCGGTTTCCTGCACGGCTACCGGCGCGACATCGAAACGCCGGGGAGCCTGGTCGGCGTGCTGCTGCTCGCCGGGATGCTCGCCGGCATGGGCGTGGGCCGGGCCCGGCGTCCGGAGCTGCGCGGGCCGAGCTTGCTCTTCGCGTTCAGCGCGCTCGCCCTGCTCGGTGTCGCGGTTGCCGGTTCGCAGTTCTCCTGGCGCTACACATTGCCGGCGCTCGCGCTGGCGCCGGCGGCAGGTGCACTCGCCGTCACCTGCTGGCGCGGCCGCGCGAGTTCACCGCCGGCGGCTCGGTTGGAGACCGGGGCACGGGAGAGTCGATCGGCTCCGCCGGCGAGCTGA
- a CDS encoding AIM24 family protein, which translates to MITNKISGNAVQSVLCQLTPGQTVYAEPGKFLWKTQNVSLETRLSAPAGNQAGAPAAKAGLLGKALDVGKRVLAGERLAFEYFTTMGGNGLVSFAGVIPGEMRILELEPGTGWMTEHGAFVAAESTVGFDIAFTGLRAGLRGGEGFVLEHFTGPGTVVIAAAGNFIDLNPAKYGGTIQVHTGCIVGFQDTLSYSVERIGGLGTQTAMNAVFGDGATVATLTGDGQVLIQSFTIQALARTLEGHMRGQGEERKSGLGNLGGLGDLL; encoded by the coding sequence ATGATCACGAACAAGATCAGCGGTAACGCCGTGCAGAGCGTGCTCTGCCAGCTGACCCCGGGACAGACCGTCTACGCCGAGCCCGGGAAGTTTCTCTGGAAGACCCAGAACGTTTCGCTGGAGACGCGACTCAGCGCCCCAGCCGGGAACCAGGCGGGGGCTCCGGCGGCCAAGGCAGGGCTGCTCGGCAAGGCCCTCGACGTGGGCAAGCGGGTGCTGGCCGGCGAGCGCCTGGCATTCGAGTACTTCACCACGATGGGAGGCAACGGCCTGGTCAGTTTCGCCGGGGTCATCCCGGGTGAGATGCGGATCCTCGAGCTCGAGCCCGGCACCGGCTGGATGACCGAGCACGGGGCCTTCGTCGCAGCCGAGTCGACGGTGGGCTTCGACATCGCTTTCACCGGCCTGCGCGCCGGGTTGCGCGGCGGCGAGGGTTTCGTCCTCGAACACTTCACCGGGCCCGGCACCGTGGTCATCGCGGCGGCCGGGAACTTCATCGATCTCAACCCCGCGAAATACGGCGGAACGATCCAGGTACACACCGGCTGCATCGTGGGTTTCCAAGACACCCTCTCCTACAGCGTCGAGCGGATCGGCGGCCTCGGGACCCAGACCGCCATGAACGCGGTGTTCGGCGACGGCGCCACCGTCGCCACGCTGACCGGCGACGGCCAGGTCCTGATCCAGTCGTTCACGATCCAGGCCCTGGCCCGAACCCTGGAAGGCCACATGCGCGGCCAGGGCGAGGAGCGCAAGTCCGGACTCGGCAATCTCGGCGGGCTCGGGGACCTGCTCTAG
- a CDS encoding ABC transporter ATP-binding protein, translating into MDRTSRWGPPARFRSLWRLRGFVRPYAAQMATMLACALLGVGAGIVIPLVIEAVVNGPIRHGHRAELFPLFGAALGLGLAEAGLIFLRRLVMTTAVLRVEQEIRDGLYAHLQRLPVAFHDRWQTGQLLSRATTDLGTIRRFLGFGVIFLIVNTVQYLVVIALLVGLYLPLGLLVAVTSLPVIWLGRSFGIGYSSVSRRVQDQQGDVATLVEEAASGVRVVKAFGRGPLLQDRFAVSTGQLRGSSLDSVRLRGRFWALLQLVPNLTMAMVVLLGGLAVAHNQMSLGALVAFTALFVLLQWPVIDLGWILAMGQEAATAADRIYEVLDTTGAVSDPPHPIALLHPRGQLAFEGVAFHYPGSDEPVLRAVNLELEPGETVAVVGVTGSGKSTLTALPIRLYDVTAGRITLDGHDVRDLGLSTLRRAVATAFEEPILFSMSVRENLVLGRPDATDAEIEAGLELAQADFAFDLPWGLETRIGEQGLSLSGGQRQRLALARAVISRPTVLVLDDPLSALDVHTESLVEAALGRVLRDTTGLLVVHRPSTVALADRVALLQDGVITATGSHSELMQIPAYAAILSVDPDAWRTAS; encoded by the coding sequence ATGGACCGGACGTCGCGGTGGGGGCCGCCGGCCCGGTTCAGATCACTGTGGCGGCTGCGCGGCTTCGTCCGCCCGTACGCGGCGCAGATGGCGACCATGCTCGCCTGCGCCCTGCTCGGCGTGGGCGCCGGCATCGTCATTCCGCTCGTCATCGAAGCGGTCGTCAACGGGCCGATCCGGCACGGCCACCGCGCGGAGCTGTTTCCGCTGTTCGGCGCGGCCCTCGGCCTTGGACTCGCCGAAGCCGGACTGATCTTTCTGCGCAGGCTGGTGATGACCACGGCCGTCCTGCGCGTCGAACAGGAGATCCGGGACGGCCTCTACGCCCACCTCCAGCGGCTTCCGGTGGCCTTCCACGACCGCTGGCAGACCGGCCAGCTGCTGTCCCGGGCGACCACGGACCTCGGAACGATCCGCCGCTTCCTGGGCTTCGGGGTGATCTTCCTCATCGTCAACACCGTTCAGTACCTCGTCGTGATCGCCCTGCTGGTCGGGCTCTACCTCCCGTTGGGGCTGCTCGTCGCGGTCACCAGCCTGCCGGTGATCTGGCTGGGGCGGAGCTTCGGGATCGGCTACTCCAGCGTGTCCAGGCGGGTCCAGGACCAGCAGGGCGACGTCGCCACCCTGGTCGAGGAGGCCGCCTCCGGCGTCCGGGTGGTCAAGGCCTTCGGCCGGGGTCCGCTGCTCCAGGATCGCTTCGCCGTGTCCACCGGACAGCTTCGCGGATCGTCCTTGGACAGCGTGCGGCTCCGAGGTCGGTTCTGGGCGCTGCTCCAGCTCGTGCCCAACCTGACGATGGCGATGGTCGTCCTGCTCGGGGGCCTGGCGGTGGCCCACAACCAAATGTCCCTCGGCGCGCTGGTCGCATTCACCGCGCTGTTCGTGCTGCTGCAATGGCCGGTCATCGACCTCGGCTGGATCCTCGCGATGGGCCAGGAGGCGGCCACCGCGGCCGACCGGATCTACGAGGTGCTCGACACCACGGGCGCGGTCAGCGATCCGCCGCACCCGATCGCCCTGCTGCACCCGCGGGGACAGCTCGCCTTCGAAGGGGTCGCGTTCCACTATCCGGGCTCGGACGAGCCGGTTCTGCGCGCGGTGAACCTGGAGCTGGAGCCCGGAGAAACGGTCGCGGTCGTCGGGGTGACCGGGTCCGGTAAGAGCACCCTGACGGCTTTGCCGATCCGGCTCTACGACGTCACCGCCGGGCGGATCACCCTCGACGGACACGACGTCCGCGACCTGGGTCTGTCGACGCTGCGCCGGGCGGTCGCGACCGCGTTCGAGGAGCCGATCCTGTTCTCGATGAGCGTCCGGGAAAACCTCGTGCTCGGTCGGCCGGACGCGACCGACGCGGAAATCGAAGCCGGGCTGGAGCTGGCCCAGGCCGACTTCGCCTTCGACCTGCCCTGGGGTCTGGAGACCCGGATCGGCGAGCAGGGCCTGTCGCTCTCCGGCGGCCAGCGGCAACGTCTCGCACTGGCCCGGGCGGTCATCAGCCGACCAACGGTGCTCGTCCTCGACGACCCGCTCTCCGCGCTCGACGTGCACACCGAGTCGCTGGTCGAGGCGGCGCTGGGCCGGGTACTTCGGGACACGACGGGACTCCTCGTCGTCCACCGGCCGTCGACCGTCGCGCTCGCGGATCGGGTCGCGCTGCTCCAGGACGGCGTCATCACCGCGACCGGCAGTCACAGCGAGCTCATGCAAATCCCCGCCTATGCGGCGATCCTCTCGGTCGACCCCGACGCGTGGCGGACCGCATCATGA
- a CDS encoding ABC transporter ATP-binding protein — protein sequence MTTIEQWRGVAAEGVDDLPGRVSVLLRRRTRRLLGSLLRPHRRAVGLMGVTILVGNLAAMAGPYLVGLAIDRGIPDVRHGDDTTLVVIVALIVASAGLQAVLYRTFLVGAGRIGQDLLFDLRQRVFAHFQRLSLAFHERYTSGRMISRLTSDLDSINDLLDAGLDTLVTAALSIVSVGIILLVLDLPLGLVALGAFLPLLALSRWYQRRSTVAYRRTREAIALVIVHFTESLRGIRAVHAFRREPRNDEIFERLNDGYRTAMSRSFRLLTFYWPGIRLIGNVTTAAILLYGGFRVIGGSTKVGVLASFLLYLRRFFEPMADVSQFYDSFQGAAAGLEKLAGVLDEEPSVAMPRRSTAAPADGWLGRVEFRDVHFAYRAGPEVLSGFDLDVPAGQTVALLGRTGAGKSTVARLLARLYDPTRGEVRVDGVPLTALCEADLRRGVAMVTQESFLFSGSAADNIGFGRADATRAEIEAAARAIGAHDFLSALPLGLDSDVGKNGSNLSAGQRQLIALARAFLADPAVLILDEASSSLDAPTERAVQHALRTLLAGRTAVIIAHRLSTVDIADRVLVLERGSVVEDGRPEALLAVQDGEYAALHRAWRDSLI from the coding sequence ATGACGACGATCGAGCAATGGCGGGGGGTCGCCGCCGAAGGCGTCGACGATCTGCCGGGCCGGGTTTCGGTGCTGCTGCGGCGGCGCACCCGTCGCCTGCTCGGCTCACTGCTGCGCCCGCACCGGCGCGCAGTGGGGCTGATGGGCGTCACAATTCTCGTCGGCAATCTGGCTGCGATGGCCGGCCCGTACCTCGTCGGGCTGGCCATCGACCGGGGCATCCCGGACGTCCGGCACGGCGACGACACGACCCTCGTCGTCATCGTTGCCCTGATCGTCGCGAGCGCGGGCCTTCAGGCCGTGCTCTACCGAACGTTTCTGGTGGGTGCCGGTCGGATCGGGCAGGACCTGCTCTTCGATCTGCGCCAACGCGTCTTTGCGCATTTCCAGCGCCTCAGCCTCGCCTTCCACGAGCGCTACACCTCGGGGCGGATGATCTCCCGGCTCACCTCGGACCTGGATTCCATCAACGATCTGCTCGACGCCGGGCTCGACACCCTGGTCACCGCGGCCCTGTCCATCGTCAGCGTCGGCATCATCCTGCTGGTTCTCGACCTGCCGCTCGGGCTGGTGGCATTGGGTGCCTTCCTCCCGCTGCTCGCGCTCAGCCGGTGGTACCAGCGACGGTCGACCGTCGCCTACCGCCGCACCCGGGAGGCGATCGCCCTCGTCATCGTGCACTTCACCGAATCGCTGCGCGGGATCCGCGCCGTGCACGCCTTCCGGCGCGAGCCCCGCAACGACGAGATCTTCGAGCGGCTCAACGACGGATACCGGACGGCGATGAGCCGCTCGTTCCGGCTGCTCACCTTCTACTGGCCGGGCATCCGGTTGATCGGCAATGTCACCACCGCGGCGATCCTGCTCTACGGCGGCTTCCGGGTGATCGGCGGCTCGACGAAGGTCGGTGTGCTGGCCTCGTTCCTGCTTTATCTGCGCCGTTTCTTCGAGCCGATGGCCGACGTCAGCCAGTTCTACGATTCATTCCAGGGAGCGGCCGCCGGGCTGGAAAAGCTGGCCGGCGTACTCGACGAGGAACCCAGCGTCGCGATGCCCAGGCGATCCACCGCCGCCCCGGCCGACGGCTGGCTCGGTCGGGTGGAGTTCCGCGACGTGCACTTCGCCTACCGCGCCGGCCCGGAGGTCCTGAGCGGGTTCGACCTCGACGTTCCGGCCGGGCAGACGGTAGCGCTGCTCGGCCGGACCGGGGCCGGTAAGAGCACGGTCGCCCGACTGCTCGCCCGGCTCTACGACCCGACTCGGGGCGAGGTCCGGGTGGACGGCGTGCCGCTGACCGCCCTGTGCGAAGCCGACCTGCGCCGGGGGGTGGCAATGGTCACCCAGGAGAGCTTCCTGTTCTCCGGGTCGGCGGCGGACAACATCGGGTTCGGCCGGGCGGACGCCACGCGCGCCGAGATCGAGGCAGCAGCCCGGGCGATCGGCGCCCACGACTTCCTCAGCGCCCTGCCGCTGGGATTAGACAGCGACGTCGGGAAGAACGGCTCCAACCTGTCCGCCGGGCAAAGACAGCTGATTGCGCTGGCCCGGGCCTTCCTCGCCGACCCCGCGGTGCTGATCCTCGACGAGGCGAGCTCGTCCCTCGACGCCCCCACCGAGCGGGCGGTCCAGCACGCGTTGCGGACGCTCCTCGCCGGGCGGACCGCAGTGATCATCGCCCACCGGCTCTCGACAGTTGACATCGCCGACCGGGTCCTCGTCCTCGAGCGGGGCAGCGTGGTCGAGGACGGCCGGCCGGAAGCCCTGCTGGCCGTTCAGGACGGCGAGTATGCCGCCCTGCATCGGGCCTGGCGGGACAGCTTGATCTAA
- a CDS encoding SRPBCC domain-containing protein — translation MLSTHTFRFLTGAPAEQVWGALTCPELTRRYLHGLSARSTWQPGAALELSGPAPIGLAGEVLLAQPPRALCYSIDHGGYLGSTYISWLLRPAADGCVVRLDVDEPDSGAAASVEELEDVWLPVLGGLQSVLAGERRVI, via the coding sequence GTGCTGTCCACCCACACCTTCCGCTTCCTGACCGGCGCCCCGGCTGAGCAGGTGTGGGGTGCGCTTACCTGCCCGGAGCTGACCCGCCGCTATCTGCACGGCCTGTCCGCGCGGTCGACCTGGCAGCCGGGGGCCGCGCTCGAGCTCTCCGGTCCCGCGCCGATCGGATTGGCTGGAGAGGTGCTGCTGGCGCAACCCCCCCGGGCGCTGTGCTACTCGATCGACCACGGCGGCTACCTCGGCTCGACCTATATCAGCTGGTTGCTCCGCCCGGCCGCGGACGGCTGCGTCGTCCGGCTCGACGTCGACGAGCCGGACTCGGGTGCGGCCGCTTCCGTCGAGGAGCTCGAGGACGTGTGGCTGCCGGTTCTGGGCGGCCTGCAATCGGTGCTCGCCGGCGAGCGCCGGGTCATTTGA
- a CDS encoding VOC family protein encodes MATPDEAQRAELSARRDALRERHLRPVSERPATNGRGIHHAALICRDPESTIGFYQGLLGFPLVELVENRDYPGSSHLFFDLGNRTLLGFFDFPGLGLAPAAEAIGGVQHIAISVPPDRFARLREILDQAGIEYHGPDRGIEESMYLRDPDGIQIELLRDDLMFFAGRTLDAPEPAPVSRNPR; translated from the coding sequence ATGGCCACGCCCGACGAAGCACAGCGCGCCGAGCTTTCGGCTCGCCGTGACGCCCTGCGCGAGCGCCACCTTCGGCCGGTGTCGGAGCGGCCCGCCACGAACGGGCGGGGGATCCACCATGCCGCGCTGATCTGCCGGGACCCCGAAAGCACCATCGGGTTCTACCAGGGCCTGCTCGGCTTCCCGCTCGTCGAACTCGTCGAGAACCGGGACTACCCCGGCTCCTCGCACTTATTCTTCGACCTCGGGAACCGGACGCTCCTCGGCTTCTTCGACTTCCCGGGCCTTGGCCTGGCGCCAGCGGCGGAAGCGATCGGTGGCGTCCAGCACATCGCCATCTCGGTTCCTCCGGACCGGTTCGCGCGGCTCCGCGAGATCCTCGACCAGGCCGGGATCGAGTACCACGGCCCGGACCGCGGCATCGAAGAGTCGATGTACCTGCGCGATCCCGACGGCATCCAGATCGAGCTCTTGCGGGACGATCTGATGTTCTTCGCCGGGCGGACCCTGGACGCGCCCGAGCCCGCGCCGGTCAGCCGGAACCCTCGGTAG
- a CDS encoding saccharopine dehydrogenase NADP-binding domain-containing protein, with product MGRVVVFGATGYTGNLAARACAERGLRPVLAGRNEAGLQAAAAELGGLEIAVADAGRPDTVRALVQAGDVLVTTVGPYLRYGEPALRAAAAAGAHYLDLTGETGFIRRVFDEYGTVAERAGVTMLPAFGHDWVPGNLAGALALRDAGDTARRLEIGYFDYLPGKAYTGLPPKMASSGTKATMASDANSTSYAFRGGRLVPERMARTVRRFVVDGRGMQAVSVGGTEQFALPRLFPALTEVEVYLGWFGQASRLAQAASAGQQLAERLPGVAALRARLFERALAVTGQGPAPGAFEHAECRTVAVCRDGAGRELSRVDLRGPADAYAASADLLAWGAEQLAAGRMLRAGACGPVDAFGLDALESGAARLGYHPL from the coding sequence ATGGGTCGGGTCGTCGTCTTCGGAGCCACCGGCTACACCGGAAACCTGGCCGCCCGCGCCTGCGCGGAACGCGGGCTGCGACCGGTGCTCGCCGGCCGGAACGAGGCCGGTCTCCAAGCTGCCGCCGCCGAGCTCGGCGGCCTGGAGATAGCGGTCGCCGACGCCGGGCGGCCGGACACCGTGCGCGCGCTCGTCCAGGCCGGCGACGTGCTGGTGACGACGGTCGGGCCATACCTCCGGTACGGGGAGCCGGCGCTGCGCGCCGCGGCCGCCGCTGGAGCACACTACCTAGATCTGACCGGCGAGACCGGCTTCATCCGGCGCGTCTTCGACGAGTACGGGACGGTGGCGGAGCGAGCCGGCGTCACGATGCTTCCCGCGTTCGGTCACGACTGGGTCCCGGGCAACCTCGCCGGAGCGCTCGCGCTCCGCGACGCCGGTGACACCGCCCGGCGACTCGAGATCGGCTATTTCGACTACCTGCCCGGCAAGGCATACACCGGCCTGCCGCCGAAGATGGCTAGCAGCGGCACCAAGGCAACGATGGCCAGCGACGCCAACAGCACGTCGTACGCCTTCCGCGGGGGCCGGCTCGTCCCGGAGCGGATGGCCCGCACGGTGCGCCGTTTCGTCGTGGACGGGCGAGGGATGCAAGCTGTCTCCGTCGGCGGCACGGAGCAGTTCGCCCTTCCCCGGCTCTTCCCGGCCCTGACCGAGGTCGAGGTGTACCTGGGCTGGTTCGGGCAGGCGAGCCGGCTCGCCCAGGCGGCGTCCGCCGGTCAGCAGCTCGCCGAGCGGCTCCCCGGGGTCGCCGCGCTACGCGCCCGGTTGTTCGAGCGGGCCCTTGCGGTCACCGGTCAAGGACCCGCGCCCGGCGCCTTCGAACACGCCGAGTGCCGAACGGTCGCGGTCTGCCGGGACGGTGCGGGCCGGGAGCTGTCCCGGGTCGACCTGCGCGGACCAGCCGATGCGTACGCAGCCAGCGCCGACCTGTTGGCCTGGGGGGCCGAGCAGCTGGCCGCAGGGCGCATGCTGCGGGCCGGGGCGTGCGGCCCGGTCGACGCGTTCGGGCTCGACGCGCTGGAGTCTGGTGCCGCCCGGCTCGGCTACCACCCGCTCTGA